In Bradyrhizobium sp. 170, the DNA window ACCACCCAGGGCGCGTCCGATGGCGCAGCCGTCAATCCGAGCGCCGCATCGACCAGCACCAATGCGCGCGCCCGTTCCGGATATCGCATCGCGAGTTCGGTTGCCGCACCAGCGCCGAAGGAATGACCGACGATGATGACGGGCTCGGCTTTCAGTGCATCAAGCACGTCGTTGATCCGGGCAGCCTGGTCCTGCCGCGTATAACTGCCGGGACGGTCCGAGAATCCAAACGGCGGGAGATCGAGGGCGATCACGTGAAAGCCTGCCGCGGCCAGCACGTCGCTGGTATGACGCCATAGCTCGCTCCACGCCGCCGTGCCGTGAAACAGCACCACGGGAACGCCGTCCTCCGGACCCTTCTCCTGTACGAAAACACCGCCTGAACGCGTCGGCACCAGGTGGCCGGTCTTTGGCGCCAGTTGGGCGCGCACGCCGGTCTCGCGTATCGACGCCGCCATGCGAAATGAGGTGATCAGAAGGATTACGGACAGGAGCAGGACCAACAAGCCGTTGGCCGACCAGCGGACAATGTTTGCAACCACGAGGCCTCGCAAAATCGATCGATCAAAACGGGAAAGGAAACGGGCCGAGTTTTAGAACAATGAGGGTTACTGGCGACTGAAAATACCCGACATGATCAGCGTCCGGTTAATACTGAGAGAAAATACAACCTACTGTCCCGACGGCGTCCGCAGACCATGCCAGGCGTCGCGGACCTGATGGTAGTGCACTTCCGGCAGATAGTCCGGCGTATTGAGGCCGAGGTTCTTGACGTCGAGCCGGCCGATCGCGCTGAGCAGGGTATAGGAGGCGATCACGCGGTCGCGCTGCGCGCCGATCAGCCGGGCCTTGGCCAATATCAGGTCCTGCTGTGCGTTCAGGACGTCGACCGTCGTACGCTGACCGCCGGCCGCCTCCCGCTGCACGCCCTGCAGGGCGACGGTGGCGGCGCGGACTTCGGCTTCGGATGCGGTGACCGCAATCTTGGCGCCTTCATTGGCGACCCAGGCGCCGACCGCGGCGGTGCGGGCCTGGTTGCGGAATTGATCCAGCACCTGCCG includes these proteins:
- a CDS encoding alpha/beta hydrolase, producing MVANIVRWSANGLLVLLLSVILLITSFRMAASIRETGVRAQLAPKTGHLVPTRSGGVFVQEKGPEDGVPVVLFHGTAAWSELWRHTSDVLAAAGFHVIALDLPPFGFSDRPGSYTRQDQAARINDVLDALKAEPVIIVGHSFGAGAATELAMRYPERARALVLVDAALGLTAAPSDAPWVVQPQWIREVLVSLTITNPVATQMLLQSMIAKKERASPEYVAILQRPLTQRDSTSDIADWLYYFLGTDPGAASADRNAYAKLEVPVAILWGDKDTITPVEQALDLRTLLPSDTDLTLLPGLGHIPQIEDPGMFNDALLKTLGKL